ATTGATGCAGATGAAGAACTTTCAAATAATCTAATCAATAAAATTAGAAAAATTAAAAAAAATTCTTTAAAAGAAGAAGTTTTTAAAATAAATTTTACCTCTGTGTGTTTTGGCAAAAAATTAAAACACGGAGGTTGGAGTAATTCTTATAGAATAAGACTTTTTAGAAATGGAGCTGGTTTATTTAATAACAATACTGTTCACGAAGAATTCATAACTAATAAGAAAGTTTTTTCTTTAAAAGAAGATATCTATCACCACAGTTATATTTCTTTAGAAGATTATTTTAATAAATTTAATCGCTATACTACTGAAGGAGCTTTAGAGTATTATTCTCGAGGAAAAAAAGCTTCTTGTCTTCAAATTATTTTTAATCCTATATATAAATTTATAAAAATGTATGTTTTAAGATTAGGTTTTCTTGATGGCATAGAAGGATTAATGATTGCAACTTCTAGCGCAATGTACTCTATGGTTAAATATTTTAAACTAAGAGAAATTTATAAAAATAATACCTACATTAAAAAATAAATATTATTTTTAATTGAACCAAGGAGAAAATAATGAATAGTAAAAATATAAAAAAAATAATAATTTCTAGAACTGATAAAATTGGAGATTTAATTTTATCTATACCCAGTTTTTTTATGACAAAAAAAATGTTTCCTGATGCAGAATTGATTGTTTTGGTAAGAAATTATAATTATGAAATTTTAAAAAATCTACCTTATATTGATAGAATCTTAAAAATTGATGATTATCGCCAAGAAACATTATTAGAAAAAATAAAATACTTTGAAGCTGATGTATTTATAGCTTTGTATAATAATAATTTTATATCTAAATTGGCTAAAGCTAGTAAAGCTAAATATAAAATTGGCCCTATTTCTAAAATTTCTTCTTTCTTTACTTTTAATAAAGGAGTCTTCCAAAAAAGATCTAAATCTATTAAAAATGAAGCTGAATATAATCTAGATTTAATTTATAAATTAAG
This genomic stretch from Fusobacterium sp. JB019 harbors:
- a CDS encoding glycosyltransferase family 2 protein, coding for MSLSVAIITFNEEKILTKTLSAISSIADEIIIVDSGSTDNTKNIALEFNAKFFSETWKGYGPQRNSAIKKCSCDWILNIDADEELSNNLINKIRKIKKNSLKEEVFKINFTSVCFGKKLKHGGWSNSYRIRLFRNGAGLFNNNTVHEEFITNKKVFSLKEDIYHHSYISLEDYFNKFNRYTTEGALEYYSRGKKASCLQIIFNPIYKFIKMYVLRLGFLDGIEGLMIATSSAMYSMVKYFKLREIYKNNTYIKK